In bacterium, a genomic segment contains:
- a CDS encoding winged helix-turn-helix domain-containing protein, with amino-acid sequence ADRPDIIILDLGLPDLDGVEVTKRLREWTQTPIIILSVRDQEEAKVAALDAGADDYLTKPFGVGELLARIRVAIRHATRSPDEPVFTTGDLKVDLTRRLVTVAGSEISLTPTEYDLLKTLVAHAGRVVTRHQLLVQVWGAAYEQDAHLLQVNVSNLRRKLEPDPARPRFIQTEPGVGYRLNDGA; translated from the coding sequence CGCCGACCGACCCGATATCATCATCCTCGACCTCGGACTCCCGGACCTCGACGGCGTTGAGGTCACCAAGCGGCTCAGGGAGTGGACCCAGACGCCGATCATCATCTTGTCCGTCCGCGATCAAGAAGAGGCCAAGGTGGCGGCGTTGGATGCCGGTGCCGACGACTACCTGACGAAACCGTTTGGAGTCGGCGAGTTGCTGGCCCGGATCAGGGTGGCCATCCGGCACGCCACCCGATCACCGGATGAGCCGGTCTTCACGACCGGTGACCTCAAGGTAGATCTCACGCGTCGACTCGTCACGGTCGCTGGGAGCGAGATCTCGCTCACGCCCACGGAGTACGATCTCCTGAAGACCCTCGTGGCCCATGCGGGGAGGGTCGTCACGCGCCACCAACTGCTTGTCCAAGTCTGGGGCGCCGCTTACGAGCAGGACGCCCACCTGCTCCAGGTGAACGTCAGCAACCTCCGGCGCAAGCTCGAGCCCGATCCGGCGCGCCCGCGCTTCATCCAGACCGAGCCGGGAGTCGGGTACAGGCTGAACGATGGAGCCTGA
- a CDS encoding copper resistance CopC family protein has product MRKVRRTVGWLGLGILICLGPVLPVWAHANLVRSSPAADAVLTGSPPLIQAWFSEEVAVKGSVMRLYDGADKVLAAGGVDLKDTDHESMRITPPRLAPGAYQVRWHAISADDNHVTEDVFRFSIRPASRGPYGPTAAFFSLLPVRLW; this is encoded by the coding sequence GTGAGAAAGGTTAGGAGGACGGTGGGTTGGCTGGGCCTCGGTATCCTGATCTGTCTTGGGCCTGTGCTTCCTGTGTGGGCCCACGCTAACCTGGTGAGATCCTCGCCCGCCGCCGACGCGGTTCTGACCGGTTCGCCGCCTCTCATCCAGGCGTGGTTTAGTGAAGAGGTCGCGGTGAAGGGGAGCGTCATGCGGTTGTACGACGGGGCGGACAAGGTTCTGGCGGCTGGCGGTGTCGACCTGAAAGACACGGACCACGAGTCCATGAGAATCACCCCACCGCGGCTCGCGCCCGGAGCCTACCAGGTGCGGTGGCACGCCATCTCGGCCGACGACAACCACGTAACCGAGGATGTTTTTCGCTTCTCAATCCGGCCCGCGAGCCGCGGTCCGTATGGGCCGACGGCGGCGTTCTTTTCTCTCCTCCCTGTCCGGTTGTGGTGA
- a CDS encoding S-layer homology domain-containing protein gives MPQRWWLALGAAALLAFGLIPRVAAQPFTDTPANHWAYEALTDLAAKGLIQGYPDGTFKGDRSMTRYEMAMVVARLLVRTESIRVPAPPPAPKQEVNKSDLDMILRLMNEFRAELAAQDVRMQAVEEELNALKDRLETKTVQITGAAEFRYDVSRAASGDPLNGNPNTGSVSAGASPTGNLARYVLRLQFDGSLPENLHFITVLITSGATGTGASTGFIPFNSSEFGFSGTFNTHVLGTLDDAFLDWKNAFGLPLEIWLGRFGGAPPGTTYPVQFGPFGLLMNTAGDTWEDATGDSGFNSADGVRVALHLANLADLQVQAVAIRITGNIGALSYPSGEDAYGMDANVKIVEGLHVGGYYVANVLAQSGSTPFVQPTGAVSFLYHVYGPGGGSVNPATDNCPVAGGGAAGITCPAAGNGWGAYVQWDIVKGIHLDGEWAQWHDTVLGGTDSGVQAVVTWDLGELFKVGHDLVLTTGYQYYGVNFYPPYGAAELDLFGWDIVYPGNAQGFTATVSVTPWRHITLYGNYLTGNNVSNTMSLTEYEVGVIYKLAAVANVRVLYRDLTMGGVDQQNTWRAVVDYSF, from the coding sequence ATGCCTCAGCGGTGGTGGCTCGCTCTGGGAGCGGCGGCTCTCCTGGCGTTCGGTTTGATTCCTCGGGTGGCTGCGCAACCGTTTACGGACACGCCTGCGAACCACTGGGCCTACGAAGCGCTTACCGACCTGGCCGCCAAAGGGCTCATCCAAGGCTATCCCGATGGGACGTTCAAGGGCGATCGATCGATGACGCGATACGAGATGGCGATGGTGGTCGCCCGGCTGCTGGTCCGGACCGAGAGCATCCGGGTTCCCGCTCCGCCGCCGGCGCCGAAGCAGGAAGTCAACAAGTCGGATCTCGACATGATTCTCCGCCTGATGAACGAGTTCCGCGCGGAGCTCGCCGCCCAGGACGTCCGCATGCAGGCGGTCGAGGAGGAGTTGAACGCCCTCAAGGACAGGTTAGAGACCAAGACCGTTCAGATCACCGGGGCCGCGGAGTTCCGGTACGACGTGTCCCGGGCGGCGAGCGGCGATCCGCTGAACGGGAATCCGAACACGGGGAGCGTAAGCGCGGGGGCGAGCCCGACGGGGAACTTAGCCCGGTACGTGCTGCGGCTGCAGTTTGACGGGAGCCTGCCGGAGAACCTGCACTTCATCACGGTGCTGATCACGAGCGGGGCGACCGGGACGGGCGCCAGCACGGGATTCATCCCGTTCAACAGCAGCGAGTTCGGGTTCTCGGGCACCTTTAACACGCACGTGCTGGGGACGCTCGACGACGCGTTTCTGGACTGGAAGAACGCGTTTGGGCTGCCGCTGGAGATCTGGCTGGGGCGGTTTGGGGGGGCGCCACCGGGGACCACCTATCCGGTGCAGTTTGGGCCGTTTGGGCTGTTGATGAATACGGCGGGGGACACGTGGGAGGACGCGACGGGGGACAGCGGGTTCAACTCGGCGGACGGGGTGCGGGTGGCGCTGCACCTGGCGAATCTGGCGGACCTGCAGGTGCAGGCCGTGGCGATTCGGATCACGGGGAACATCGGGGCGCTGAGTTACCCAAGCGGGGAAGACGCCTACGGCATGGATGCGAATGTGAAGATCGTGGAGGGGCTGCACGTCGGCGGGTACTACGTGGCCAACGTGCTCGCGCAGAGCGGGTCGACCCCGTTCGTCCAGCCCACAGGTGCGGTGAGTTTTCTGTACCACGTGTACGGGCCGGGCGGGGGCTCGGTGAACCCGGCCACGGACAACTGTCCGGTGGCGGGCGGGGGGGCGGCGGGGATCACGTGTCCGGCGGCGGGGAACGGGTGGGGGGCCTACGTGCAGTGGGACATCGTGAAGGGGATCCATCTCGACGGGGAGTGGGCGCAGTGGCACGACACGGTGCTGGGGGGGACGGATAGCGGCGTCCAGGCCGTGGTGACCTGGGATCTCGGGGAGCTCTTCAAAGTCGGCCACGACCTGGTGCTCACCACCGGGTATCAATACTACGGGGTGAACTTCTACCCGCCGTACGGCGCAGCCGAGTTGGACCTCTTTGGCTGGGACATCGTCTATCCAGGCAATGCGCAGGGCTTTACGGCGACGGTGAGCGTCACGCCGTGGCGGCACATCACCCTCTACGGCAACTATCTGACAGGAAACAACGTCTCGAACACGATGTCCCTGACGGAGTACGAAGTCGGCGTCATTTACAAGCTCGCCGCCGTCGCCAATGTGAGGGTGCTCTACCGCGACCTCACCATGGGCGGCGTCGATCAGCAGAACACGTGGCGGGCGGTGGTAGACTACAGCTTTTAG
- a CDS encoding response regulator transcription factor has translation MTTRTLIVDDSELARRGIRLILAGSPQFDVVGEASDGQEGVARVRELAPDLVLMDLRMSGLGGLEAIRLIKEEVPSTLVVVLSVSDDPQDLFEAIRCGAQGYLIKNVDPDLWLEYLTALVGGDARISRAIADRILQEFTRQSSIPRGSLPTLTPREEEILALVARGLANKEIAATLGIVEGTVKRHLQNILAKLHLRNRVELAAFALTQGFTRSPSTRSRPPGDS, from the coding sequence ATGACCACGCGCACGTTGATCGTCGACGACAGCGAGCTGGCGCGCCGGGGAATCCGCCTCATCCTGGCCGGCTCGCCACAATTCGATGTGGTCGGAGAGGCGAGCGACGGTCAAGAAGGCGTCGCCCGCGTGCGCGAGCTCGCCCCGGACCTTGTGCTCATGGACCTCCGGATGTCGGGCCTCGGCGGGCTCGAGGCGATTAGGCTCATCAAAGAGGAGGTTCCCTCGACGCTCGTCGTTGTGCTCAGCGTCTCAGACGATCCGCAGGACCTCTTCGAAGCGATTCGGTGCGGGGCTCAGGGGTATCTGATCAAGAATGTGGATCCGGATCTGTGGCTCGAGTATCTGACGGCGCTCGTCGGGGGGGACGCGCGGATCTCCCGTGCGATCGCCGACCGGATTCTCCAGGAGTTCACCCGCCAGAGCAGCATCCCCCGCGGGTCGCTCCCCACGCTCACCCCACGCGAAGAGGAGATCCTCGCCTTGGTGGCCCGAGGTCTGGCCAATAAGGAAATCGCCGCCACCCTCGGCATCGTTGAAGGAACCGTCAAACGGCATCTTCAGAACATTCTGGCCAAGCTTCATCTGCGCAACCGAGTAGAATTGGCGGCCTTCGCCCTCACCCAAGGGTTTACGCGGTCACCGTCTACCCGGTCCCGCCCGCCGGGCGATTCGTGA
- a CDS encoding histidine kinase — protein sequence MTTRDLIVGNGSAVPRSREVSRRDPRGAWRFALRLTPVLLPAVVVFSAEVVRHELLHGLLPEMLGNVMTGVAALVISALILLPIYRRLEAADARLRATDIEHAVSEERERLARELHDGISQALFFLNVKATALERSLAASNLDPARHTAAEITQAVQDTSRHVRDAIFDLRTSPEADQPLGAWMRAYVHRFGEIHSIAGAVEENGRAVQPPLESEFHAMAIVREALHNVAKHAGARSVNVRIDWNTCFSMTITDDGKGVPDPLPGPLQGRYGLTALRDHARAAGGTVTVSRGPQGGTTVVF from the coding sequence GTGACGACTCGTGATTTGATCGTCGGGAATGGATCCGCCGTGCCGCGATCCCGGGAAGTCTCACGAAGGGACCCGCGCGGCGCTTGGCGCTTTGCGCTTCGTCTGACCCCCGTGCTGCTGCCCGCGGTGGTAGTGTTTAGCGCCGAGGTCGTCCGGCATGAGCTCCTCCATGGCCTCCTCCCCGAAATGCTTGGCAACGTCATGACCGGCGTGGCGGCGCTCGTCATCTCCGCCCTGATCCTGCTCCCAATCTACCGCCGGCTGGAAGCGGCGGATGCCCGGCTGCGCGCCACCGACATCGAGCACGCGGTCTCGGAGGAGCGGGAACGCCTGGCTCGGGAGCTGCACGACGGCATCTCGCAAGCCCTGTTCTTCCTGAACGTCAAGGCGACCGCGCTCGAGCGTTCCCTTGCGGCGTCCAACTTGGACCCCGCCCGTCACACAGCCGCCGAGATCACGCAGGCGGTTCAGGACACGTCCCGGCATGTCCGCGACGCCATCTTCGATCTGCGGACGAGCCCGGAAGCGGATCAGCCGCTTGGCGCCTGGATGCGGGCCTACGTGCATCGGTTTGGTGAGATCCACAGCATTGCGGGCGCCGTAGAAGAAAATGGGAGGGCCGTCCAGCCGCCGCTCGAGTCCGAGTTTCACGCCATGGCGATCGTCCGCGAGGCGTTGCACAATGTGGCCAAACACGCCGGCGCCCGGTCGGTAAACGTGCGGATCGACTGGAACACTTGCTTCTCTATGACGATTACCGATGATGGCAAGGGGGTGCCGGATCCTCTCCCGGGCCCGCTACAGGGGCGGTACGGCCTCACTGCCCTGCGCGACCACGCGCGCGCCGCGGGAGGAACGGTGACCGTCTCGCGGGGCCCGCAGGGGGGAACCACAGTAGTCTTCTAG